A region of the Aythya fuligula isolate bAytFul2 chromosome 24, bAytFul2.pri, whole genome shotgun sequence genome:
CACCGCTAAAGCCTTGCAACAAAGGGTATTTAGGGATGAGTGTCAAGGGCCATCGCACAAAGCCCGGTGACACCGAGACGGGCAGGACCCTCCTGGGTGGCACgcaggggtgctggggacaaACTGGGGACCTGCCACTGTCCCCCTGCATGTGGTCCCCAGGGAGGTCCAGGCATGGACGTCCCGCTGTGCCACCCGGCTCTGTGCCGAGGTCCTGGGGGAGTTTGGGATGCGCAGGGGACCCGGAGCAATTCCCAAGGGAGAAGCAGATGGGGGCAGTAAACggcccggggagggggctggcagagggtacccccacccctgggtgcaggctgggtgctggtgccGGGGTCCCCAGTGCCTCCCGGTCACAGGGGGCTCAGGATGCTCAGGGTGCGGGACATGTGGGTGCCCTGCCCACCCATGGGACCCCACagagggacagggcagggggcacACACCGGAGGCTGAATGCATCACCTGGGGGGCACAGAGCACCCCAAAAAGCTCGACTGTGCATCCACGAGGGAAATCCCTTCCTGGAGCTGGGCCGGCCGGTCCCCATGGCACCAAACCCCCGGTGTGCACCCAGCCGGTGCGCGGCCACCGCGGGACCCCGTCCCCACACCGGGCCACCGTGGTCCCCGTCCCCCGTCCCAGGTGGGGCCACCCACCCGCCGCTGACTCAGAGCCAGAATATAGGCCGTGCCGCTAAAAATAACCCCGCTCGGCACAAAGCAATTTCTGTTCCTCCAGCTGAGGGGATAGGAGCACGAGAGAAAGCCCCGAAATAACGGCGCGGCCCCTTCTCCCCGCTGTGCCACCGCCGGCACCGGACACAGACCCTGGCACGAGATGGGGACCCCAAATCCCGGAGCTGTCCCTGCGTCCCCAAGCTGCccggggtgtgtggggggggggcgggcagcTCTCGTGGCTGGCCCCCGCCTGCCCGTGCTGCTGAGACACTTCCCCTTCCTCCACTTCCCGAAATGGTCCCGCGCTGGGCCCgagagggggggaaaaggggggtaGCAAACATCCTCCCCCCCCGAAAACCCTGGGTCTGGGAGGGGTCCCGGCACTGGGGGACCCTGGGGACCTATGCAGAGGGGTGGTGGCACGGCCTGGTGGCTCCCGGCAGCACTCAGGGCCCAGCCGGATATTTTGGGCATCCCCACCCAAAATACCGAGTGGCTCCCAGCCCTTCCTGGGGCACATGGTGCAAACGTGCCACCCCCTTAGGCCCCGATGTCACCCCCCCTGCCATGTACCACCATCCCCAGGGTCCCACGGCCGGGGTGCCCACCCCACACcgcatccccatcccctcccagtATGGCCATACCGGGGCTGCAACCCCACCAGTGTGCCTGGGCCGCCTCCCATCCGGCTGCACCCAGCCACCGGGTGCTCCCCAAAGGGGTCTTTTTGGGGTACAAGGACGCACTGGAGCCCCTCTGtccttctccaggctgggccACCAGCTCCTCCCCAGCGCTGCACACTTGGCCATGGGCAATGGGGCAGGAGGTTGCCCATCGCCACCTCCATGGCCTTGAGCATGGAAGGGACACCCCAAAACTCCTGatttctcctcccagctccgCCCGGGTACCCCCAAAACCCCGCGGCCGGGCTCACCTGGATGGGGGCCGTGCTGAACTGGATCTTGCGGTTGGGGACGGGCTCCTCTTCCTCGGACAGCCCGGGGATCTCCACGCAGCTGGATTCGGGCTCGTAGAGCCCATCAGCCTCCTCGTCCTCATCCAGCCCGCTGCCCCCCGAGTCCTCCCCGAGCCCGCTGTAGGCACTTATGTCCACCAGGTCCGCCTCGGAGAAGTCCTCCTTCTTGGACTCGTCGTACAGCTCGCCCTCGTCTGCCCGCTCACCCTTGACGCCCTCCTCGGCGTAGGGGGGCTCCTCGCCCCCTTCCAGGCGCGGCTCGGGGGGCGCCGTGGCCTCGGCCCCCTTGGCCGGTTCGGGCGCTGGCACCGGCTCTCCGGCCTCCGCCTCGGCCTCCGATTCACCGctctcctccacctccaccgGCTTGATCTTGCAGACCTCCTGCACCCGCGGCACGCTCCCGTCCTTCTCCGCCGGCCTCCCGGCCTTGCCcgctgctttctcctcctcGGCCGGCCGCGGCCGTgccggggcagcggggccgtCTCCCGTCCTGCTCTCGGCCTTGCCAGCCTCCGTGCCCTGCAGGAAGACGCGGGACCGCTTGCTCACCAGCTTGGAGTTGAGCGGCCCCGCGCGCCCCGGCGTCTTGTGGAGGTTGTTGCGGAGGTCGGCCTTCTCGAAGACGGCGCTGAGCTGGCTGACGGTGGGCGACACGGCCTCGGTGTCCAGCTTGTCCAAGGACTCGGTGCTGCCGTTGAACTTCACCACCACGTCCAGCTTGCGGTCCTGGAAGCCGGCCCGCTCCTTGCGCAGCAGGAGCTTGGTGGTGGCCTCCTTCTCCTGCGGGCTCCGCTCGAAGATCTTGCGGGTCTCCTGCAGCTTGGAGAAGGGCTTGTCGGGCTTGGAGTCGAAGCGGCTCACCCGCTCCGAGACGCTGGTGCCCAGCTTGAGGAGGTTGCCCTGCTCCATGCTCTCATTCAGGCTGCTGGCCCGGGGCAAGGAGAGGCGGACGGGCTTCTCCTTGCCCTTGGCCAAGTCGCAGGCGCCCTCGGGGCCCGGCGCCGTCCCCATCTGCAGGAACATGTTCTTGATGCGGTGGACGTTGGAGCCATACTTCTTGCCACGGGCTTTCTTGCCATCCTCGCCCTCGGCATCCTTTGTGGGTTTCAGGGCCTGGATGGTGGCCTCGTAGGCGTTGCGGTGGGGGGACGCGCTCCtcagccccccgctgccccctgctcctccgCCCGGGGCCCCCCCGCTGCCGCCCGGGGCTGCCGCCCCGCTCGCTGCCTCCGTCCTCAGCATCCTGCCCCGTCgtcaccgccgccgccgccgccgccgcgccgcaTCGCCCGCCGGCTGCTggggcgcggggagggggccgcTGCCGGGGGGCCGCCGGGGACCCGGTCAGGCCATCGCCAGCCTGGGGGGGCCCAGCgcgccccccccctccgccccggccctccttccttcctcccttctcctcctcttcccctttttctccgCTGCTGCGCTGGTGATGGAGCCGCCGCTGCCTGCGATCCGCCCGCCCCGCTGCCCGCAGAGCCCTCTGGGTCTTAGCGACGCGCTcttgctcttcctcttcctcgCCGCCGCGCTTCGGCCTCGCCGCCGCCGTCACCCCGATCCCCTCCCCGtgtcctgtccccccccccttttcccgTGCCCACCGGTGGCACCGGCACCGCCGTggtcccctgcagcccccagctctccccacaCGTCCCCTCCGCGCAGCTGGGGATGTGCCGTGTCCGTGTCCCCCCCATcattgtcccccccccccccaggccttGTGCAatgtcccccccaccccagctctgtccccacagcccccctggggtctgccccctccccacatGTGTCCCCAGGGCCCCCCGATTTCATCCCTGGGGACCCTGAGCCCCGGACCCGTGGCCACGCTGCTTCTacccctctgcccccccagTTCCATCCCCATGGCCCCCAGGACGGTCCCTGTGTCCCCTCAGTCCTGGCCACACGCCCCCCACTTTTGTCCCCACATCCCCTTTATCTGCCCCCACATCCCCCCAGTATCCCCCCAGTTTCATAGCCTTCTCCCCCAGCCTGTCCCACATCCCCCCAGTTTTGTCCCCCAcgtccccagtgtcccccatTCCTTGCTCCGTGTCCCCCCACTTTCATGCCCATGTCCCCCCCATCCTGTCCCCGCGCCCCTCCTGGCTCTGTGCCCGTgtccccctgctccttcccctgtgcccccccagtTTTGTCCCCCAtgtcccctgctcccctccctttGGTCCCCACATCCCCACAGCTCCCCGGGGTGTCCCAGCGTGGCCCTACAGGGTCCCCATTTACTTTCTGCCCCCACAAATCCGTGCCCctccccagggtgctgcccATCTGCCCCACACCTccagtgggggggggggggtcaggagGAGGAATATTCTGGGGGGGGTTATTTAGGGTCTCCTCCCTTTCCAGCAGTGGGGACCAGGGCGCACAGCGTGGCACCGTTTTGGGGTGCCTGTGGGATGAGCACCCCAAAAAAGCCACACACTCATGTGGAacggggggagaaggggggacAGGGTAGGGACACCCCTACTTGTGTCCCCCCCACAGTGACAGGCCCGTGGGgatgggtggggggggggccaCGCCGGTGAAGGTGGGGGCGCCAGGACCCTGCAGCTGCAGCGCTGCCGGCCCTTTGTGCGTGACGAGACGTGACGTGGCGTGACGCGGCGCGGTGCGACGGCCCCCACggccc
Encoded here:
- the PPP1R9B gene encoding neurabin-2 isoform X2, translated to MLRTEAASGAAAPGGSGGAPGGGAGGSGGLRSASPHRNAYEATIQALKPTKDAEGEDGKKARGKKYGSNVHRIKNMFLQMGTAPGPEGACDLAKGKEKPVRLSLPRASSLNESMEQGNLLKLGTSVSERVSRFDSKPDKPFSKLQETRKIFERSPQEKEATTKLLLRKERAGFQDRKLDVVVKFNGSTESLDKLDTEAVSPTVSQLSAVFEKADLRNNLHKTPGRAGPLNSKLVSKRSRVFLQGTEAGKAESRTGDGPAAPARPRPAEEEKAAGKAGRPAEKDGSVPRVQEVCKIKPVEVEESGESEAEAEAGEPVPAPEPAKGAEATAPPEPRLEGGEEPPYAEEGVKGERADEGELYDESKKEDFSEADLVDISAYSGLGEDSGGSGLDEDEEADGLYEPESSCVEIPGLSEEEEPVPNRKIQFSTAPIQVFSTYSNEDYDRRNEDVDPMAASAEYELEKRVERLDLFPVELEKDSEGLGISIIGMGAGADMGLEKLGIFVKTVTEGGAAHRDGRIQVNDLIVEVDGTSLVGVTQSFAASVLRNTKGRVRFLIGREKPGEQSEVAQLIQQTLEQERWQREMIEQRYTQYTEDDEETGEYATDEEEEMSPMFPSGEMAIEVFELAENEDTLSPVEMDPEKLVHKFKELQIKHAVTEAEIQQLKRKLQCLEQEKARWRAEKAQLEQSVEENKERMEKLEGYWMEAQNLCQAVDEHLKETQAQYQTLERKYSKAKRLIKEYQQKEIEFLKKETAQRRVLEESELAHKEEMEKLQEKISELEAKLQTLKNSNPT
- the PPP1R9B gene encoding neurabin-2 isoform X1, producing MLRTEAASGAAAPGGSGGAPGGGAGGSGGLRSASPHRNAYEATIQALKPTKDAEGEDGKKARGKKYGSNVHRIKNMFLQMGTAPGPEGACDLAKGKEKPVRLSLPRASSLNESMEQGNLLKLGTSVSERVSRFDSKPDKPFSKLQETRKIFERSPQEKEATTKLLLRKERAGFQDRKLDVVVKFNGSTESLDKLDTEAVSPTVSQLSAVFEKADLRNNLHKTPGRAGPLNSKLVSKRSRVFLQGTEAGKAESRTGDGPAAPARPRPAEEEKAAGKAGRPAEKDGSVPRVQEVCKIKPVEVEESGESEAEAEAGEPVPAPEPAKGAEATAPPEPRLEGGEEPPYAEEGVKGERADEGELYDESKKEDFSEADLVDISAYSGLGEDSGGSGLDEDEEADGLYEPESSCVEIPGLSEEEEPVPNRKIQFSTAPIQVFSTYSNEDYDRRNEDVDPMAASAEYELEKRVERLDLFPVELEKDSEGLGISIIGMGAGADMGLEKLGIFVKTVTEGGAAHRDGRIQVNDLIVEVDGTSLVGVTQSFAASVLRNTKGRVRFLIGREKPGEQSEVAQLIQQTLEQERWQREMIEQRYTQYTEDDEEVREGTDAASAQFGDSVSPIGGPGGELLCANLAPCPPQTGEYATDEEEEMSPMFPSGEMAIEVFELAENEDTLSPVEMDPEKLVHKFKELQIKHAVTEAEIQQLKRKLQCLEQEKARWRAEKAQLEQSVEENKERMEKLEGYWMEAQNLCQAVDEHLKETQAQYQTLERKYSKAKRLIKEYQQKEIEFLKKETAQRRVLEESELAHKEEMEKLQEKISELEAKLQTLKNSNPT